From one Nitrospirota bacterium genomic stretch:
- a CDS encoding GTP-binding protein, protein MKIVLIAGYLGSGKTTLIIALSKKLAGGGAKIAILVNDVGVVPVDGAVMQEYGLTVKDIGGGCICCQVAGNLMKTLETLAANVRPDVVIIEPTGIAVPDAIRQTVLLSARKNPVEMGHTIVLFDTSRAAKLLTYDTLKRLVSLQIKDATIIGLSKSDLVTAEELEAASRAVREINQGAEVVRISTVTGEGLSSLAGRIQSATVTT, encoded by the coding sequence ATGAAGATCGTGTTGATAGCCGGATATCTCGGCTCGGGGAAGACAACGCTCATCATCGCGCTGAGCAAAAAGCTGGCCGGAGGCGGGGCGAAAATCGCCATCCTGGTGAATGATGTGGGTGTTGTGCCCGTGGACGGGGCGGTCATGCAGGAATACGGTTTGACGGTCAAGGACATCGGGGGCGGATGCATCTGCTGCCAGGTAGCGGGAAACCTCATGAAGACCCTGGAGACCCTCGCCGCTAACGTACGTCCCGACGTCGTCATCATCGAGCCCACGGGCATAGCCGTCCCTGACGCGATCCGCCAGACCGTGCTTTTGTCGGCGCGGAAGAACCCGGTGGAGATGGGCCACACCATTGTCCTGTTCGACACGTCCCGGGCCGCGAAGCTCCTGACCTACGATACGCTCAAGCGCCTGGTGTCGCTCCAGATAAAGGACGCAACCATCATCGGGCTGAGCAAATCCGACCTGGTGACGGCAGAGGAGCTCGAAGCGGCTTCGCGAGCTGTGCGCGAGATCAATCAGGGAGCTGAGGTCGTCCGGATCTCGACCGTCACGGGAGAAGGGTTGTCATCTCTTGCCGGCCGGATCCAGAGCGCTACGGTGACGACATGA
- a CDS encoding DUF2284 domain-containing protein, with translation MTAAGTARKATGKKKNGVPERIAQVVQFALDKGAWKAKAFSARKIVVDERVRMKCEIPRCPHFGRTLTCPPNVPTVDEFRTALSKYRTAVLVQTKAPLSLAMDDFNKEVVLKFLESHNTDPAQKGGEPDEARRNLDDVKLQAVRLHKLVNEVEAQAMALGFHYALGLIGGDCMLCPSCAGPGAGCRRAYQARPAMEGVGIDVVKTSQNAGLPFDIPPKHEVVWSGLVLIE, from the coding sequence ATGACAGCGGCAGGGACAGCGCGAAAAGCGACAGGGAAGAAGAAAAACGGCGTACCGGAGCGTATCGCTCAGGTCGTGCAGTTCGCCCTCGACAAAGGCGCCTGGAAGGCAAAGGCCTTTTCGGCGCGCAAGATCGTCGTCGACGAACGGGTGCGGATGAAGTGCGAGATCCCGCGCTGTCCCCATTTTGGCAGAACGCTGACCTGTCCTCCCAATGTGCCCACGGTGGATGAGTTCAGGACGGCGCTGAGCAAGTACCGGACCGCAGTTCTGGTTCAGACCAAGGCGCCGCTCTCCCTGGCCATGGATGATTTCAACAAGGAAGTGGTCCTCAAGTTCCTGGAATCCCACAACACCGATCCTGCGCAGAAAGGAGGCGAACCGGATGAAGCGCGCAGGAACCTGGATGACGTCAAGCTGCAAGCTGTCAGGCTACACAAACTGGTGAATGAAGTGGAGGCCCAGGCCATGGCCCTCGGATTTCATTATGCCCTGGGCCTGATCGGGGGCGACTGCATGCTCTGCCCGTCGTGTGCAGGTCCTGGGGCGGGCTGCCGCCGGGCCTACCAGGCGCGGCCGGCAATGGAAGGCGTCGGCATCGACGTGGTGAAAACGAGCCAGAATGCGGGGCTTCCCTTCGACATTCCACCGAAACATGAGGTCGTCTGGAGCGGGCTCGTGCTGATCGAATAA
- a CDS encoding CbbQ/NirQ/NorQ/GpvN family protein, giving the protein MQESMMTTHATEKSMQDYKITQEPFYLPIQDEVELFRIAYENRLPLMLKGPTGCGKTRFLSYMAYKVGQPLITIACHEDLTASDLVGRYLLDGGSTRWQDGPLTLAVRHGGICYLDEIVEARKDTTVVIHPLTDDRRVLPLEKRGQILEASDSFMLAISYNPGYQTVLKDLKQSTKQRFITLEFDYPSASLEQEIVVHESGVDHKTASELRKIAEKFRGLKDRGLDEGVSTRLLIYAGVLVTRGVEPRRACEVALIKPITDDQEIQKTLKEIVSAVL; this is encoded by the coding sequence ATGCAAGAATCAATGATGACGACACATGCGACGGAAAAGAGCATGCAGGACTACAAGATCACCCAAGAGCCCTTCTACCTGCCCATACAGGACGAGGTGGAGCTTTTCCGGATCGCCTATGAGAACCGGCTGCCGCTCATGCTGAAAGGACCGACGGGCTGCGGCAAGACGCGGTTCCTGTCCTACATGGCATACAAGGTCGGGCAGCCGCTCATCACGATCGCCTGCCACGAAGACCTTACCGCAAGCGACCTGGTGGGCAGATACCTGCTCGACGGCGGATCGACGCGCTGGCAGGACGGCCCCCTTACCCTTGCGGTCCGCCACGGCGGCATCTGCTACCTCGATGAGATCGTCGAGGCAAGGAAGGACACCACCGTGGTCATCCATCCCCTGACGGACGACCGCCGGGTGCTGCCCCTTGAAAAGCGAGGGCAGATCCTTGAGGCGTCTGACTCGTTCATGCTGGCCATCTCCTATAACCCCGGTTATCAGACCGTGCTTAAAGACCTGAAGCAGAGCACCAAGCAGCGGTTCATCACGCTGGAATTCGACTATCCGTCCGCCAGCCTGGAGCAGGAGATCGTGGTGCACGAGAGCGGGGTCGATCACAAGACGGCATCCGAACTCAGGAAGATCGCGGAAAAGTTCCGCGGGCTCAAGGACCGAGGGCTCGACGAGGGTGTGAGCACGCGTCTGCTGATCTATGCCGGCGTGCTGGTCACCCGCGGGGTGGAACCCAGACGCGCCTGCGAGGTTGCCCTGATCAAGCCTATCACCGACGATCAGGAGATCCAGAAAACACTGAAGGAGATCGTATCGGCGGTTCTATGA
- a CDS encoding uroporphyrinogen decarboxylase family protein produces MATDRMNGLERVATAMQFKEADRVPAAPLVCGASHRFSGLTYAEWSQCTDIPAMVRGHVDALDMIGHDGVVLLVDLSVEAHALGCEINFPEMGTAHPNYDKPFISSYKEYTKVKRIDPRKTQRTKGVIDLAAGLSKEIGKTHAIVGFVYGSIGVLSMMRGPEAFFMDLMEHPAEVMAAVEVVDEMLLEYTKAQLEAGVHCICYDHLYASQSILSKPLWEKFEGESVRKIADYVHKAGALFAFHNCGNGIYFDLSAKYGKPHAISHAYVADDVDSWEEHKAKWGKCITTIGWIPPGPVAFLGTPEEIEEECKAEIEIFAKGGGFILATGCEFGPNAPLRNAKRIVEASKKYGVYK; encoded by the coding sequence ATGGCAACAGATCGAATGAATGGTCTTGAAAGAGTGGCGACGGCAATGCAGTTCAAGGAGGCGGACCGGGTCCCTGCTGCACCGCTGGTATGCGGCGCAAGCCACCGGTTCTCGGGGCTGACCTACGCGGAATGGTCGCAGTGCACTGATATCCCCGCAATGGTCAGGGGGCATGTGGACGCTCTCGATATGATCGGCCATGACGGTGTGGTCCTTTTGGTGGACCTTTCCGTCGAGGCCCATGCATTAGGATGCGAGATCAACTTCCCCGAGATGGGCACGGCGCATCCGAACTACGACAAGCCGTTCATCAGCAGCTACAAGGAGTACACGAAGGTCAAGCGCATCGACCCGCGCAAGACGCAGCGGACCAAGGGCGTGATCGATCTCGCCGCGGGCCTTTCGAAGGAGATCGGCAAGACCCATGCCATCGTCGGCTTCGTCTACGGCTCCATCGGCGTCCTCAGCATGATGCGCGGCCCGGAAGCATTCTTCATGGATCTCATGGAGCACCCCGCCGAGGTCATGGCCGCCGTCGAAGTGGTGGACGAGATGCTGCTGGAGTACACAAAGGCACAGCTCGAAGCGGGAGTTCACTGCATATGCTACGATCACCTGTACGCATCGCAAAGCATCCTGAGCAAGCCGCTCTGGGAAAAATTCGAGGGCGAGTCCGTCAGGAAGATCGCGGATTACGTGCACAAGGCAGGCGCGCTCTTCGCCTTCCACAACTGCGGCAACGGGATCTACTTCGACCTGAGCGCGAAATACGGAAAACCCCATGCGATCTCCCATGCCTATGTTGCGGACGATGTGGACAGCTGGGAAGAGCACAAGGCCAAGTGGGGCAAGTGCATCACGACGATCGGCTGGATCCCGCCGGGACCGGTGGCATTCCTCGGTACGCCCGAGGAGATCGAGGAGGAGTGCAAGGCAGAGATCGAGATCTTCGCCAAAGGCGGAGGATTCATCCTCGCGACTGGATGCGAGTTCGGCCCCAATGCCCCGCTCAGAAACGCGAAGCGGATCGTCGAAGCGTCGAAGAAGTACGGCGTCTATAAATAA
- a CDS encoding DUF1638 domain-containing protein has product MQKDPVIFISCGIFKEEIEYLIRENKFPHRVIFLDAALHVNFDRLKANLVDALEKNRAEGVTMKVLYGHCHPDIMDILERYGAKKLAAGNCLEAFVGREEVARLNNEAISFFLSAGWINNWEKMFEAGKKDFDFNFRSMFEHYKRILVFDTGVIPLDEIKVQRFSVFTGLPVERMSITLDHFLDLIKNL; this is encoded by the coding sequence ATGCAAAAGGACCCCGTCATCTTTATCAGCTGCGGAATATTCAAGGAAGAAATTGAATATTTGATCAGGGAAAATAAATTTCCGCACCGGGTCATCTTCCTTGATGCCGCCCTTCATGTGAACTTCGACAGATTGAAGGCGAACCTGGTTGATGCATTGGAAAAAAACCGGGCAGAGGGGGTCACCATGAAGGTTCTTTACGGACATTGCCACCCCGACATCATGGATATTCTGGAACGATACGGGGCCAAGAAACTGGCTGCAGGAAACTGTCTCGAGGCCTTTGTGGGACGGGAGGAGGTAGCGCGTCTCAACAACGAGGCAATCAGTTTTTTTCTTTCCGCGGGGTGGATCAATAACTGGGAAAAGATGTTCGAAGCGGGGAAAAAAGATTTTGATTTTAATTTCCGGTCAATGTTCGAACACTACAAACGGATTCTCGTGTTTGATACGGGCGTTATCCCCCTCGACGAGATAAAGGTGCAAAGGTTCAGCGTGTTTACCGGCTTGCCTGTGGAGCGGATGTCCATTACCCTTGACCATTTTCTCGACCTTATCAAGAACCTGTGA
- a CDS encoding response regulator transcription factor, producing MKIKVLLADDHVMMRGGLRMVLEQNAELAVVGEAEDGREAVRLAKKLSPDVVVMDIAMPDMNGIEATRQIVADRPGVKVIALSMHSDRHFVSEMLKAGATAYLLKQCAVDELLAAIKTVLKNQTYLSPCISGVVVDHFVRNSSKSEPSVFSHLTDREREVLQLMAEGKTSKEIAFQLHLSIKTIETHRMKVMEKLNIHTVAELTKYAIREGLTSL from the coding sequence ATGAAAATCAAGGTACTTCTCGCAGACGATCACGTCATGATGCGCGGGGGTCTGCGCATGGTGCTCGAACAGAATGCGGAGCTCGCGGTGGTCGGCGAAGCCGAGGACGGCAGGGAAGCAGTCCGCCTTGCGAAGAAATTGTCGCCCGACGTCGTCGTCATGGACATTGCCATGCCCGACATGAACGGCATCGAAGCCACCCGCCAGATCGTCGCAGACCGTCCCGGTGTCAAAGTGATCGCGCTCTCCATGCATTCCGACCGGCATTTCGTATCGGAAATGCTCAAGGCGGGGGCAACGGCCTACCTTCTCAAGCAATGCGCGGTCGACGAACTGCTCGCCGCCATCAAGACGGTGCTGAAGAACCAGACCTATCTCAGCCCCTGCATCTCAGGAGTGGTCGTGGACCATTTCGTGCGAAACTCATCGAAATCAGAACCGAGCGTTTTCTCCCATTTAACCGACCGGGAGCGGGAGGTGCTCCAGCTCATGGCTGAAGGAAAGACCTCCAAGGAAATAGCTTTTCAGCTGCACCTGAGCATCAAGACCATCGAAACGCACCGGATGAAAGTCATGGAAAAGCTCAATATCCATACCGTCGCTGAATTGACGAAATACGCGATCCGCGAGGGATTAACATCCCTTTGA
- a CDS encoding VWA domain-containing protein, which translates to MTTEDTIQEQIAVLAASIAVELGKERVDGAVSRLRGIIDDEGLKCYLGIVRQFQSLDRALPLSLLSSGDAALQTVEGLSVRTELLSLFTLMGKSKWSVVESLFRGLPRLKGRPDAVILEWAKIAAALADKDQDVALQYLEASPSMLDSVGDEAFERWAVRGVEITQKSWKTGREYFRSSPEVMKKIDVCDLDRWALLGLLLIDKAPNIKAAYSAHSLLATGASAGKAKKADLALQYFKSAPQILGRLTMKDLEQWVSRGLENVDSQADKGQSFFSLQTGSSRTTMESLVKGLELKDIHTVLRDYAEALIGAKIMLRSSSVFYKNLPGLSRFFSVTDGARIFLPARIEAFPDEDTNFTTYKWILTHEMAHLLHGTFELPASEVRAGLGALPNPRQAFRVFEFLEDERVDFLMMSAYPGLRKDRDLIMNAYLARERALGKTERSIFEQLGLRDVKGYDASPGAGDKLGALLRDSLVRVLRPGCSSREVLELTVELLRSLDGTDACEISENREAGNRLFYRGVIDYELVENARQGMKRLTIEFVERFADRKSTVEPELVNAALTRIEEEAVIESEELLWQVQDMDRLLELFGQVKAVLDEMEAEKRFRRTVYYDEWDSKMGDYRKDWVRVREMDTPESSTAYYDRTVAEQYGLVSVLRRYFSMLRPDRIQRFFREERGDDIDFDAMIEAVVERHAGITPSDRVYIRREKNLRDVSVAFLVDMSYSTGDELPSGKTIIDVEREGLVLMAEALESIGDQWAVYGFSSNYRDKMDFYVIRDFDEKSPTRFRQRFDYIKPMAQTRLGAAIRHATRLLSRQNSRIRLLILLSDGRPYDIDYGDADYAVEDTRHSLWEAKRKGVFSYCITVDKKSRDYLPYMYGETNYTLIENVETLPVRLPLIYKRLTT; encoded by the coding sequence ATGACAACCGAAGACACCATACAGGAGCAGATCGCCGTGCTCGCGGCATCGATCGCCGTGGAACTCGGCAAGGAACGCGTGGACGGGGCCGTTTCCCGGCTGCGCGGGATCATCGATGACGAGGGCCTGAAGTGCTACCTCGGCATAGTCCGGCAGTTCCAGTCGCTGGACAGGGCGCTGCCCCTGTCGCTTCTCTCCTCAGGAGATGCGGCATTACAGACCGTGGAAGGCCTTTCCGTGCGAACAGAACTCCTTTCTCTTTTCACCCTGATGGGCAAGTCAAAGTGGAGCGTCGTAGAAAGTCTCTTCCGCGGGCTGCCGCGCCTCAAAGGAAGGCCTGACGCGGTGATCCTGGAATGGGCGAAGATCGCGGCTGCGCTGGCTGACAAGGACCAGGACGTGGCGCTGCAATATCTGGAGGCGAGCCCCTCGATGCTGGACAGCGTGGGCGATGAGGCGTTCGAACGCTGGGCAGTGCGCGGCGTGGAGATCACGCAGAAATCCTGGAAAACGGGCCGGGAATATTTCCGGTCCAGTCCCGAGGTGATGAAAAAGATCGACGTCTGCGACCTGGACCGCTGGGCACTTCTCGGCCTGCTGCTGATCGACAAGGCACCGAACATCAAGGCCGCTTACTCGGCCCACAGCCTGCTCGCTACCGGCGCATCAGCGGGAAAAGCGAAAAAGGCGGACCTGGCCCTGCAGTACTTCAAGTCGGCGCCGCAGATCCTGGGCAGGCTCACCATGAAAGATCTCGAGCAGTGGGTATCCCGGGGCCTGGAGAACGTCGACAGTCAGGCGGACAAGGGGCAATCCTTCTTCTCGCTCCAGACCGGGTCCAGCCGAACGACGATGGAGAGCCTCGTCAAGGGTCTGGAGCTGAAAGACATCCATACGGTCCTGCGGGACTATGCCGAAGCCCTGATAGGCGCGAAGATCATGCTGCGCTCGTCGTCGGTCTTTTACAAGAACCTGCCCGGTTTGAGCCGGTTTTTCTCCGTCACGGACGGGGCACGCATCTTTTTGCCGGCGCGGATCGAGGCCTTCCCCGACGAGGACACGAACTTTACGACGTACAAGTGGATCCTGACCCACGAAATGGCCCATCTGCTGCACGGGACCTTCGAACTCCCGGCTTCCGAGGTGAGGGCCGGCCTTGGCGCCCTCCCGAACCCCAGACAGGCGTTTCGCGTCTTCGAATTTCTCGAAGATGAGCGGGTGGATTTCCTGATGATGAGTGCATACCCGGGCCTCAGGAAGGACCGGGACCTGATCATGAACGCCTACCTTGCCCGGGAACGGGCGCTGGGCAAGACGGAGCGATCGATCTTCGAACAGCTCGGCCTCCGGGACGTCAAGGGCTACGACGCCTCGCCGGGTGCAGGGGACAAATTGGGCGCGCTGCTCAGGGATTCACTCGTCCGCGTGCTGCGTCCGGGCTGCTCCTCCCGCGAAGTGCTCGAGCTCACCGTGGAGCTTCTTCGATCGCTGGACGGGACGGATGCCTGTGAGATCTCGGAGAACCGGGAAGCGGGGAACCGCCTGTTCTATCGCGGCGTGATCGATTACGAGCTCGTGGAGAACGCCCGCCAGGGCATGAAGCGCCTGACGATCGAATTCGTCGAGCGGTTCGCGGACAGGAAATCAACAGTGGAGCCGGAACTGGTGAACGCCGCGCTCACGCGCATCGAGGAAGAAGCCGTCATCGAATCCGAGGAACTCCTCTGGCAGGTGCAGGACATGGACCGGTTGCTGGAGCTCTTCGGTCAGGTCAAAGCCGTGCTCGACGAGATGGAGGCGGAGAAGCGGTTCCGCAGGACCGTGTACTACGACGAGTGGGATTCGAAGATGGGGGATTACCGGAAGGACTGGGTCCGCGTGCGGGAGATGGACACGCCGGAAAGTTCGACCGCGTACTACGACCGAACGGTCGCGGAGCAGTACGGCCTGGTGAGCGTGCTGCGCCGGTACTTCAGCATGCTGCGGCCCGACCGCATCCAGAGGTTCTTCCGTGAGGAGCGGGGCGATGATATCGACTTCGACGCCATGATCGAAGCGGTCGTCGAGCGCCACGCGGGCATCACGCCCTCGGACCGGGTCTATATCAGGCGGGAAAAGAACCTGCGCGACGTGTCCGTAGCCTTTCTGGTGGACATGAGCTATTCCACGGGCGACGAGCTGCCCTCGGGCAAGACGATCATCGACGTCGAGCGCGAGGGGCTGGTGCTGATGGCCGAAGCGCTGGAAAGCATCGGCGATCAATGGGCCGTGTACGGCTTCTCGTCGAACTACCGGGACAAGATGGATTTTTATGTGATCCGCGATTTCGACGAGAAGTCTCCCACCCGGTTCCGGCAGCGGTTCGACTATATCAAACCCATGGCCCAGACGCGGCTCGGAGCGGCCATCCGGCACGCCACACGGCTGCTCAGCCGGCAGAACTCGCGGATCCGGCTCCTGATCCTCCTGTCAGACGGCAGGCCCTATGACATCGATTACGGGGATGCCGATTATGCGGTGGAGGACACGCGGCATTCCCTCTGGGAGGCCAAAAGAAAAGGGGTCTTCTCGTATTGCATCACCGTGGACAAAAAGAGCCGCGACTACCTTCCGTACATGTACGGGGAAACGAACTACACCCTCATCGAAAACGTGGAAACGCTGCCGGTGCGGCTGCCGTTGATCTACAAGCGGCTGACGACTTAG
- a CDS encoding uroporphyrinogen decarboxylase family protein: MASLTAKERVMKFLKGEKVDRPPIFSGMGNVIKPVLDKNGIVFSKVHRDPELMARAAGGMYREFGFECAVVPFDLGVEAEALGSKMNFYDEVEGLLYPTVKEKVVTSADDLKIPTDIRNAGRIPVVVKAIKALRRELGNDVAIGTYVLGPFTLAGQIKELDVLFEESFLEPEKTAKLLEKISGFIVEVFKVYQEAGADYFTLREMGGTSDVMSPRSFKSLIKPHLTRILAEMPRPSILHICGDTNAIITDMFECGADAVSVDQKNCIAETRQKLGAGALILGNFDPIKVLHKGAAKDVGPAALDSLKGGANAVWPGCDLWPEVPRENMEALMKALTKV, encoded by the coding sequence ATGGCGTCATTGACGGCAAAAGAGCGGGTTATGAAATTTCTCAAAGGAGAAAAGGTTGACCGTCCGCCCATATTCAGCGGGATGGGGAATGTCATCAAGCCGGTCCTGGACAAAAATGGAATAGTTTTTTCAAAGGTTCACCGGGACCCGGAGCTCATGGCCAGGGCGGCAGGCGGCATGTACCGGGAATTCGGCTTCGAATGCGCGGTGGTGCCCTTTGACCTCGGCGTGGAGGCTGAAGCGCTGGGATCGAAGATGAACTTCTATGATGAAGTTGAAGGACTCCTCTATCCCACGGTCAAGGAGAAAGTCGTTACCAGCGCCGACGACCTCAAGATCCCCACCGACATCAGGAACGCCGGGAGGATCCCCGTGGTGGTCAAGGCCATCAAGGCCTTGAGAAGGGAGCTTGGGAACGACGTTGCGATCGGTACCTATGTCCTCGGCCCCTTTACCCTTGCGGGCCAGATAAAAGAGCTCGACGTGTTGTTCGAGGAGTCCTTTCTCGAACCGGAAAAGACGGCCAAACTCCTGGAAAAGATCTCGGGTTTCATCGTGGAGGTCTTCAAAGTATACCAGGAGGCCGGGGCTGACTATTTTACGCTTCGGGAAATGGGCGGAACCTCGGATGTGATGAGCCCGCGGAGCTTCAAGAGCCTGATCAAGCCCCATCTCACCCGGATCCTGGCAGAAATGCCGCGACCGAGCATCCTGCACATCTGTGGCGATACGAATGCCATCATCACGGATATGTTCGAATGCGGAGCGGACGCGGTGAGCGTTGACCAAAAGAACTGCATTGCTGAAACGCGCCAGAAGCTCGGCGCCGGGGCCCTCATCCTCGGCAATTTCGATCCCATAAAGGTCCTCCACAAGGGCGCGGCCAAGGACGTGGGCCCGGCGGCGCTCGACTCCCTCAAGGGTGGGGCGAACGCGGTCTGGCCCGGCTGCGATCTCTGGCCTGAAGTGCCGCGGGAGAACATGGAAGCCCTGATGAAGGCCTTGACCAAGGTGTAG
- the cooS gene encoding anaerobic carbon-monoxide dehydrogenase catalytic subunit: protein MQTKITVVKKSHQDKQSHELHQAAVSQGMSTVFERFESQQPQCGTCKKGLSCQLCSDGPCRITSKAPLGVCGASGDVIVARNLLKLAAIGTAANTYQCRNLATTLKAIGEGKSPLKLRDEGKLQRMCQGLGWDHTRPVHELATQFADFILREIGKQGDEPMTLMDLFAVDKRRELWKAKGLYAGGPSSEILTALTKCMTNVSNDPVDLMQSALRLGLANEYVGLWGITVIQDILLGTPELVNGSSNVGCLDPETVNIVSNGHQPVFAGHIMEKAAGKAFQTAARDAGAKGIKLYGSLCEGQQLMNVSGKGHYREIFGGQLGNWIQEELFIATGLIDLFLMDLNCSVPTLKDYADKYGTRLISTDPVVRFPGVDAVDFDPAQADEQADHILHAAMVQFKARKADKKRIVNIPKSAKGTQCIAGYTTETVLTMFGNNINTYIDELKKGNIKGAVAVAGCTNARHEQGGRSIETLTLELIKRDIMVIGAGCCSSTHQNLCMSTKEMAKKAGRKLRSVCEKYDVPPIVSYGSCTDVGKILDTVAALAWTIGCDTSQLPVAAAVPEYMEQKAIADIFTALAYGLLTYVSPEPMIGGSPLVKKYLTEDMVDVTGGRMLLQDDSVKAAQEIEEHILAKRREIAFDV from the coding sequence ATGCAGACGAAAATCACCGTTGTGAAGAAAAGTCATCAGGACAAGCAAAGCCACGAACTGCATCAGGCCGCTGTCAGTCAGGGCATGAGCACCGTCTTCGAGCGGTTCGAATCCCAGCAACCCCAATGCGGCACCTGCAAGAAAGGGCTCAGCTGCCAGTTATGCTCCGACGGCCCCTGCAGGATCACGAGCAAGGCTCCGCTCGGAGTGTGCGGCGCAAGCGGCGATGTCATTGTCGCCCGCAACCTGCTCAAACTTGCGGCGATCGGCACTGCTGCGAACACCTACCAGTGCCGCAATCTCGCTACTACGCTCAAGGCAATAGGCGAAGGGAAGTCCCCCTTGAAGCTCAGGGACGAAGGCAAACTCCAGAGGATGTGCCAGGGGCTTGGCTGGGACCACACCCGGCCGGTGCATGAGCTCGCGACACAGTTCGCCGATTTCATCCTCCGCGAGATAGGCAAACAGGGTGACGAGCCCATGACGCTCATGGACCTTTTTGCCGTCGACAAGAGAAGGGAACTCTGGAAAGCAAAGGGCCTCTACGCAGGCGGGCCGAGTTCGGAGATCCTGACCGCGCTCACCAAGTGCATGACCAATGTCAGCAATGACCCTGTCGATCTGATGCAGAGCGCATTGAGACTCGGTCTTGCAAACGAATACGTCGGCCTCTGGGGGATCACGGTCATCCAGGATATTCTGCTCGGCACGCCTGAACTGGTCAATGGTTCGTCGAACGTCGGCTGTCTCGATCCGGAGACGGTGAACATCGTATCCAACGGCCACCAGCCGGTCTTCGCCGGACACATCATGGAAAAAGCCGCAGGAAAAGCGTTCCAGACCGCCGCCCGGGATGCAGGGGCAAAGGGCATCAAACTCTACGGATCTCTCTGCGAGGGCCAGCAGCTCATGAACGTTTCGGGTAAAGGCCATTACCGGGAGATCTTCGGAGGGCAGTTGGGGAACTGGATACAGGAAGAGCTCTTTATCGCCACCGGGCTGATCGATCTCTTTCTCATGGACCTGAACTGTTCCGTGCCGACTCTGAAGGACTATGCTGACAAATATGGAACAAGGCTGATCAGCACCGACCCCGTCGTGCGCTTTCCCGGCGTGGATGCGGTTGATTTCGACCCCGCTCAAGCCGACGAGCAGGCCGATCATATCCTCCATGCGGCCATGGTACAGTTCAAAGCGAGGAAGGCGGACAAAAAGAGAATCGTCAATATCCCGAAGAGCGCGAAGGGAACGCAGTGCATCGCGGGCTACACGACCGAGACAGTGCTCACCATGTTCGGGAACAATATCAACACGTACATCGATGAGCTGAAGAAGGGGAACATCAAGGGCGCGGTGGCCGTCGCCGGATGCACGAACGCCCGGCATGAGCAGGGAGGCCGCTCGATAGAGACGCTGACGCTGGAACTCATTAAGCGCGATATCATGGTTATCGGGGCCGGATGCTGCTCCTCTACGCACCAGAACCTCTGTATGTCGACAAAAGAGATGGCAAAAAAAGCAGGCAGGAAACTCAGGTCGGTCTGTGAAAAATACGACGTGCCTCCGATCGTGTCTTATGGCTCCTGCACCGACGTGGGTAAGATCCTTGACACCGTGGCGGCGCTCGCCTGGACCATCGGCTGCGACACCAGCCAGTTGCCCGTAGCCGCGGCCGTGCCCGAGTACATGGAGCAAAAGGCGATCGCCGACATCTTTACCGCCCTTGCTTACGGACTCCTGACGTATGTTTCACCTGAGCCGATGATCGGCGGCAGTCCCCTCGTGAAAAAATACCTCACCGAAGATATGGTCGATGTTACCGGCGGCAGAATGCTCCTGCAAGACGATTCGGTCAAGGCAGCTCAAGAGATCGAAGAACATATCCTGGCAAAACGGAGGGAGATCGCCTTTGATGTATAG